From a region of the Rouxiella sp. S1S-2 genome:
- the metC gene encoding cystathionine beta-lyase: MTSKKIETALISAGRDKKFTQGSVNTVIQRASSLVFESVAEKKFATAHRANGELFYGRRGTLTHFSLQEAMVELEGGAGCALYPCGAAAVSNAILAFIETGDHVLMASSSYEPTQDFCSKVLTRLGVSTTYYPASIGANIARMMQPNTRIVFLESPGSITMEVPDIPAIVQAVRAVSPEVIIMIDNTWAAGILFKALEFDIDISIQAGTKYIVGHSDAMIGTAVSNARCWEQLREQSYLMGQMVDADTAYVASRGLRTMGIRLKQHAESSLRIAQWLETHPDVARVNHPALPGSQGHEFWKRDFTGSCGLFSFILKKRLTDGQLAEYLDHFEHFSMAYSWGGFESLVLANQPEEIQAIRPGEQVDFTGTLVRVHIGLENCDDLIDDLNSAFARIV; this comes from the coding sequence ATGACATCCAAGAAGATTGAAACAGCATTAATCAGCGCGGGAAGAGACAAAAAATTTACTCAGGGATCGGTTAATACTGTTATCCAGCGAGCGTCTTCACTGGTGTTTGAGTCCGTTGCAGAAAAAAAGTTCGCCACTGCCCATCGCGCCAACGGCGAATTGTTTTATGGCCGTCGCGGCACGTTAACCCATTTTTCGCTGCAGGAGGCGATGGTCGAGCTTGAAGGCGGCGCGGGCTGTGCGCTTTATCCCTGCGGTGCGGCGGCGGTGAGCAACGCCATCTTGGCATTTATAGAAACCGGTGACCACGTGCTGATGGCCAGCTCGTCCTACGAACCGACGCAGGATTTCTGCTCCAAAGTACTGACCCGCCTCGGCGTGAGTACGACTTATTATCCGGCCTCGATTGGCGCGAACATTGCCCGCATGATGCAGCCCAATACGCGCATCGTATTTCTTGAGTCCCCGGGGTCAATCACTATGGAGGTCCCTGATATTCCTGCTATCGTGCAGGCCGTGCGCGCGGTCTCGCCGGAAGTCATTATCATGATCGACAACACCTGGGCGGCAGGCATTTTGTTCAAGGCGCTGGAGTTTGATATTGATATTTCGATTCAGGCGGGCACCAAATACATTGTCGGCCACTCGGACGCGATGATTGGCACGGCGGTGTCTAACGCCCGCTGTTGGGAACAGCTGCGCGAGCAGTCTTATCTGATGGGGCAAATGGTTGACGCCGACACGGCCTATGTCGCCAGTCGAGGCTTGCGCACTATGGGCATTCGGCTCAAACAGCACGCAGAAAGCAGCCTGCGTATCGCGCAGTGGCTTGAAACACATCCCGACGTTGCCCGTGTGAATCACCCTGCGCTGCCCGGCAGTCAGGGGCATGAATTTTGGAAGCGCGATTTTACCGGCAGCTGTGGCCTGTTTTCCTTTATTCTGAAAAAGCGCCTGACCGACGGCCAGCTGGCCGAGTATCTCGACCACTTTGAGCATTTCAGCATGGCGTACTCCTGGGGCGGTTTCGAATCGCTGGTGTTAGCTAACCAGCCCGAAGAAATTCAGGCTATTCGACCCGGGGAGCAGGTTGATTTCACCGGAACGCTGGTTCGCGTACACATCGGGCTGGAGAACTGTGACGACCTGATTGACGATTTGAATTCGGCCTTTGCACGCATCGTCTGA
- a CDS encoding NADPH-dependent FMN reductase has protein sequence MMTKSLRIVGMAGSLRNDSYSKIVLNSLVEMLPKGAEFASLEIGALPFYNQDLDLPVGPADVHQARDLVANADAVLIVVPEFNHGLPGVLKNALDWLSRPAFTSSMVGKPVMFVTLSPGALGGVRAQYQLRETLASMLCKLDPLPEVVITFVGQKVSEGRLTDESTRLFVQKTLNQFLDRI, from the coding sequence ATGATGACTAAATCACTGCGTATTGTCGGCATGGCAGGTAGCCTGCGTAACGATTCTTACAGCAAGATTGTATTGAATTCGCTGGTTGAAATGCTGCCCAAAGGTGCCGAATTTGCCAGTCTGGAGATTGGAGCACTGCCTTTTTATAACCAGGATCTCGATTTGCCGGTGGGTCCCGCCGACGTGCATCAGGCGCGTGACTTAGTCGCCAACGCCGACGCCGTTTTGATTGTTGTACCGGAATTTAACCATGGTCTTCCGGGCGTGCTGAAAAATGCCCTTGACTGGCTATCGCGCCCGGCCTTTACCAGCAGCATGGTCGGTAAGCCGGTGATGTTCGTTACCCTTTCGCCCGGCGCGCTGGGTGGCGTAAGAGCGCAGTATCAACTGCGTGAAACCCTAGCGTCTATGTTGTGCAAACTCGATCCCTTGCCTGAAGTCGTCATTACTTTCGTCGGACAAAAGGTCAGTGAAGGGCGGTTGACCGATGAGTCCACCCGCCTCTTTGTTCAGAAGACCCTCAATCAATTCCTTGATAGAATTTAA
- the alkB gene encoding DNA oxidative demethylase AlkB, whose protein sequence is MTLDLFDHPDFHPSWREDLCPGAVVLRGAALADCRELLKAIDNIAIQVPFQYRATPGGYAMSVAMTNCGDLGWVTDQQGYRYQSTSPETQRQWPAMPDLFRTLAIHAAREAGFDDFMPDACLINRYQVGAKMSLHQDKDEEDFGQPIVSISLGLPAVFQFGGLERSDKTQRVNLTHGDIVVWGGPARLRYHGILPLKTGEHSLTGQYRFNLTFRKAH, encoded by the coding sequence ATGACACTCGATCTTTTCGATCACCCGGATTTTCACCCAAGCTGGCGTGAGGACTTGTGCCCCGGCGCCGTGGTGCTGCGCGGTGCTGCGCTGGCCGACTGCCGTGAACTGCTTAAGGCTATCGACAATATTGCCATTCAGGTGCCTTTTCAGTATCGCGCTACGCCTGGCGGTTATGCAATGTCGGTGGCGATGACCAACTGTGGTGACCTGGGGTGGGTGACCGACCAGCAGGGGTATCGCTACCAGTCTACTTCGCCTGAAACCCAAAGGCAGTGGCCTGCTATGCCGGATTTGTTTCGCACCTTGGCCATTCATGCCGCACGCGAAGCTGGTTTCGATGATTTCATGCCCGATGCCTGCCTGATTAACCGCTACCAGGTTGGTGCCAAAATGTCGCTGCATCAGGATAAAGACGAAGAGGATTTCGGACAGCCGATTGTATCGATTTCCCTCGGGCTGCCTGCCGTGTTTCAGTTTGGCGGGCTGGAGCGCAGCGATAAAACTCAGCGCGTCAATTTGACCCACGGCGACATTGTGGTGTGGGGAGGGCCTGCGCGCCTGCGCTACCACGGTATTTTGCCTCTGAAAACGGGTGAACATTCGTTAACCGGCCAGTACCGCTTTAATCTGACGTTTCGTAAGGCGCATTAA
- a CDS encoding DedA family protein, producing the protein MAVLTQILHALWQHDFSVLANPNVLWVVYAVLFTTLFLENGLLPASFLPGDSLLLLTGALVSKGVMSLVPTLIILIVASSLGCWFSYLQGRWLGHTRIVKGWLLQLPASYHERAHNLFLKHGLAALLAGRFLAFVRTLLPTIAGISGLDNARFQLFNWLSAVLWVGVIVGMGYALCHIPLVQRHEEKVMAGLMILPALLLVTGLVGAVLVVWRNRRKIAS; encoded by the coding sequence ATGGCGGTATTAACTCAGATTCTTCACGCACTCTGGCAACACGATTTTAGCGTTTTAGCCAATCCAAACGTTTTGTGGGTCGTCTACGCCGTTCTGTTTACCACGCTGTTTCTTGAAAACGGTCTGCTGCCCGCCTCTTTCCTTCCCGGTGACAGCCTGCTGCTGCTGACCGGCGCGCTGGTGTCAAAAGGGGTCATGAGCCTGGTACCGACGCTGATTATTTTAATCGTGGCCTCAAGCCTGGGTTGCTGGTTCAGTTATTTGCAGGGCCGATGGCTGGGTCATACTCGAATAGTGAAAGGTTGGCTGTTGCAGCTGCCGGCGAGCTATCACGAACGCGCTCATAATTTGTTTCTTAAACACGGCTTAGCCGCCCTTCTAGCCGGTCGTTTTCTGGCGTTTGTGCGAACACTACTGCCAACGATCGCCGGTATTTCAGGTCTTGATAATGCCCGATTTCAGCTGTTTAACTGGCTCAGCGCCGTGCTGTGGGTCGGGGTTATTGTCGGCATGGGCTATGCGCTGTGCCATATCCCTCTCGTTCAGCGCCATGAAGAAAAAGTCATGGCCGGGCTAATGATCCTGCCCGCCCTGCTGTTAGTGACCGGTCTGGTTGGCGCGGTGCTCGTGGTTTGGCGCAACCGCCGCAAGATAGCCTCTTAA
- the exbD gene encoding TonB system transport protein ExbD — MAIRLNDDLDESGEMHDINVTPFIDVMLVLLIIFMVAAPLATVDVRVNLPASTAQSQPRPPKPVFLSVKADNQMFLGDDPVTAASLGAMLSQLTQGDKQTTIFFRADKTVDYATIMSVMDNLRTAGYLKVGLVGEEKNGAAAK, encoded by the coding sequence ATGGCAATTCGTTTGAACGACGACCTCGATGAAAGCGGCGAAATGCATGACATTAACGTCACGCCGTTTATCGACGTTATGCTGGTGCTGCTGATCATCTTTATGGTGGCAGCGCCTTTGGCAACGGTAGACGTGCGGGTTAATTTGCCGGCTTCTACCGCCCAGTCACAGCCTCGCCCACCTAAGCCGGTGTTCCTGTCGGTGAAAGCGGACAACCAGATGTTCCTCGGTGACGACCCGGTCACCGCGGCGAGCTTGGGCGCGATGCTGAGCCAGCTCACCCAGGGTGATAAGCAGACCACTATTTTCTTCCGCGCCGATAAAACGGTGGATTACGCCACTATCATGAGCGTGATGGATAACCTGCGTACCGCCGGTTACCTGAAAGTCGGTCTGGTGGGCGAAGAGAAAAACGGCGCAGCGGCCAAGTAA
- a CDS encoding XapX domain-containing protein yields the protein MQIFYALIAGLSVGLFFSWLKLPLPAPPTLVGIVGAAGVFLGSVLFKTVSAYFH from the coding sequence ATGCAGATTTTCTATGCGTTGATCGCGGGACTGTCGGTTGGCCTGTTTTTCTCTTGGTTAAAACTGCCGTTACCTGCTCCGCCGACCCTTGTGGGCATCGTCGGGGCAGCGGGCGTTTTTCTGGGCAGTGTGTTATTCAAGACCGTTAGCGCCTATTTTCACTGA
- a CDS encoding cold-shock protein, which translates to MNGVITTWFEDKGFGFIKDENGDNRYFHVIKVANPDLIKKDAVVTFEPTTNNKGLSAFAVKVAPESKHIHIAGERIKITSIKSFLAYSEEVPADSKIDKENAVLSVGLLMNRIKPKDEETKAETRTMKKLLVTTFQNTSYVFSEDEIDVDATVKILKAL; encoded by the coding sequence ATGAACGGTGTAATCACAACCTGGTTTGAAGATAAAGGTTTTGGCTTTATCAAAGATGAAAACGGTGATAACCGTTATTTCCATGTGATTAAAGTCGCCAACCCTGATTTGATCAAAAAAGATGCCGTGGTGACCTTTGAGCCCACCACCAATAACAAAGGCCTGTCGGCTTTTGCGGTGAAAGTGGCACCCGAGAGCAAGCATATTCACATTGCCGGCGAGCGCATCAAAATCACCAGCATCAAGTCCTTCCTGGCCTACAGCGAAGAAGTGCCTGCGGACTCAAAAATCGATAAAGAGAACGCCGTGCTGTCCGTTGGTCTGTTGATGAACCGCATTAAGCCGAAAGACGAAGAGACCAAAGCCGAAACGCGAACCATGAAAAAACTGCTGGTAACCACTTTCCAGAATACCAGCTATGTTTTTTCTGAAGACGAAATTGACGTCGACGCTACGGTAAAAATTCTCAAGGCACTGTAA
- a CDS encoding AraC family transcriptional regulator has protein sequence MQDVESLCAELAKKVERLTEGTNKFQSSVPQATLMCYSSYHARQPVMYNPSLTIVFQGSKVGYLGNKTFSYDPKNYLMLTVPLPFECETFGTPERPVTGVSIRIDSVMLQDLLMEMGDEGFAHQPDQSSGITSGLLDEDILCASERLLDVMDKPLRAKVLGPQIIREILFFILTSENGGALQALVNRHTHFSQIAKALRKIENQYAQPLSVEQLASDVNMSVSAFHHNFKAVTSTSPLQYLKNYRLHKARTMMIYDGVKASIAALNVGYESASQFSREFKRYFGVTPSDEIARMREGNSLSLSETVFGS, from the coding sequence ATGCAAGATGTCGAGAGCCTGTGCGCGGAGTTGGCTAAAAAAGTCGAGCGCCTGACGGAAGGTACGAATAAATTTCAGTCGAGCGTGCCGCAGGCCACGCTGATGTGTTACTCAAGCTATCACGCCCGCCAGCCTGTCATGTACAACCCGAGTTTGACGATTGTATTTCAGGGCAGCAAGGTGGGTTATCTGGGCAATAAAACCTTTTCTTATGACCCCAAAAACTATCTGATGCTTACCGTTCCTCTGCCGTTTGAATGTGAGACTTTTGGCACGCCCGAGCGCCCGGTGACAGGCGTTTCTATCCGTATTGATTCGGTGATGCTGCAGGACCTGCTCATGGAAATGGGGGATGAAGGGTTTGCGCACCAGCCCGATCAGTCGTCCGGGATTACCTCCGGCCTGCTGGATGAAGATATTCTCTGCGCCAGCGAGCGTTTGCTTGACGTGATGGATAAACCGCTGCGCGCCAAAGTGCTCGGCCCGCAAATTATCCGTGAAATTTTGTTCTTTATACTTACCAGCGAAAACGGCGGCGCGCTGCAGGCGCTGGTAAACCGTCATACCCATTTTAGCCAGATAGCCAAAGCGCTGCGGAAAATTGAAAATCAGTATGCCCAGCCGCTCAGCGTTGAACAGTTGGCCAGCGATGTCAATATGAGCGTTTCCGCGTTTCACCACAACTTTAAGGCCGTCACCAGCACGTCGCCGCTGCAATATCTGAAAAACTATCGGCTGCACAAGGCGCGGACGATGATGATTTATGACGGAGTGAAGGCCAGTATCGCGGCCCTAAACGTCGGATATGAAAGTGCATCGCAGTTTAGTCGGGAATTTAAACGCTATTTCGGCGTGACCCCAAGTGACGAAATTGCCCGTATGCGTGAGGGCAATTCGCTGAGTCTGTCTGAAACTGTATTTGGCTCTTAA
- the exbB gene encoding tol-pal system-associated acyl-CoA thioesterase: MMSTRKSGTARIGTVMTSWVLIAGLSGSAWAAPASNASNAVAPSQTSSASVEPSAAAPTATDGSAAPVLQSTNGADNGAAQSSQTPIIPKDLSVLGMYQHADIVVKIVMIGLLLASVVTWTLLFSKGAEVFTGKRRLRRELSSLLPVRSLKEALEQAESFSANSISSQMLRDAENELELSAGSSDNGGIKDRTGFRLERRVSAAGRHMGRGNGILATIGAISPFVGLFGTVWGIMNSFIGIAQTQTTNLAVVAPGIAEALLATAVGLIAAIPAVVIYNIFARTIASYRHQVGDVAAQILLLQGRDLDLAASADEAPRAQAGHKLRVG; the protein is encoded by the coding sequence ATGATGAGTACGCGTAAAAGTGGTACAGCAAGAATCGGTACTGTAATGACTTCATGGGTGCTGATTGCTGGATTAAGCGGCAGCGCGTGGGCAGCGCCTGCTTCCAATGCGTCCAACGCAGTTGCGCCTTCGCAGACTTCGTCTGCATCTGTCGAACCTTCAGCAGCGGCGCCAACCGCAACAGACGGTAGCGCAGCACCCGTGCTGCAGAGCACTAACGGTGCCGACAACGGCGCAGCTCAGTCTTCGCAAACGCCAATCATTCCAAAAGACCTGTCCGTATTGGGCATGTATCAGCACGCCGACATCGTGGTAAAAATTGTCATGATTGGCCTGCTGCTAGCCTCTGTCGTGACCTGGACCTTACTGTTCAGTAAAGGTGCCGAAGTGTTCACAGGCAAACGTCGCCTGCGCCGTGAGCTTTCTTCACTGCTGCCGGTTCGCTCGCTGAAAGAGGCGCTGGAACAGGCTGAAAGCTTCTCCGCCAACAGCATCAGCAGCCAGATGCTGCGCGATGCCGAAAACGAACTTGAATTGTCGGCGGGTTCTAGCGACAACGGCGGTATTAAAGACAGGACAGGTTTCCGCCTTGAGCGTCGCGTAAGCGCTGCCGGTCGTCATATGGGGCGTGGTAACGGTATTCTGGCCACCATCGGGGCTATCTCACCGTTTGTCGGCCTGTTCGGCACGGTATGGGGCATCATGAACAGCTTCATCGGCATTGCCCAAACGCAAACGACCAATCTGGCCGTTGTGGCACCGGGTATCGCCGAAGCCCTGTTAGCGACAGCGGTGGGTCTGATTGCGGCAATACCTGCGGTGGTTATCTACAATATTTTCGCCCGTACTATTGCGTCATACCGTCATCAGGTTGGCGACGTAGCGGCACAGATTCTGCTCTTGCAGGGTCGCGATCTGGATTTGGCAGCCAGTGCCGATGAAGCACCGCGCGCCCAGGCGGGTCATAAGTTACGCGTAGGGTAA
- a CDS encoding helix-turn-helix transcriptional regulator: protein MSLLIPLEARRFSHSAGTQVAEHRHPQGQLTFVTQGTSSITTRDGWWLAPPGRAVWVMPDVAHTASYSELSNVIQLLIAPQLCATLPKACLTLHVSDLLRELAIEALTFATPGRNNADIPAICQLIVHQLGAASSGISLFISKGKDRRLRQITGLLQQDPGSRYSLEQVAEIAACSPRTLARLFQAETGMTFTRWRDHLRVVSAVDRLSRGQNLTQVALELGYQSANAFSTMFTRLLGEPPGRYMRSLMRADSAVSAGQTGITVP from the coding sequence ATGTCGCTCTTAATCCCTCTTGAAGCCAGGCGTTTTAGTCATTCCGCTGGTACGCAGGTCGCCGAACATCGTCATCCGCAGGGGCAACTCACCTTCGTGACGCAGGGAACGTCGTCAATAACGACCCGTGACGGATGGTGGCTGGCGCCGCCGGGGCGCGCGGTGTGGGTGATGCCCGATGTCGCGCATACTGCCTCCTACAGCGAACTCTCGAACGTGATCCAGCTGCTGATTGCGCCGCAGCTTTGCGCGACCCTGCCAAAAGCGTGCCTGACGCTGCATGTTTCAGATTTACTTCGCGAACTGGCGATCGAAGCGCTGACCTTTGCCACACCCGGGCGAAATAATGCCGATATTCCGGCTATCTGCCAGCTGATCGTCCACCAGCTCGGTGCGGCGTCTTCCGGCATCTCGCTGTTTATTTCCAAGGGAAAGGATCGCCGCCTGCGCCAGATAACCGGCCTGTTGCAGCAAGATCCGGGGAGTCGTTATTCGCTTGAACAGGTCGCAGAAATTGCGGCCTGCAGCCCGCGCACGCTGGCGCGTTTGTTTCAGGCCGAAACCGGGATGACGTTTACTCGCTGGCGAGACCATCTACGGGTAGTGAGCGCCGTAGACCGACTGTCGAGAGGGCAAAATCTTACGCAGGTGGCGCTGGAGTTGGGCTATCAAAGCGCCAATGCTTTTTCGACCATGTTTACGCGGCTCTTGGGCGAGCCGCCTGGACGTTATATGCGCAGCCTGATGAGGGCTGATTCGGCTGTTAGCGCGGGTCAGACAGGAATTACAGTGCCTTGA